A genomic region of Cannabis sativa cultivar Pink pepper isolate KNU-18-1 chromosome 1, ASM2916894v1, whole genome shotgun sequence contains the following coding sequences:
- the LOC115704739 gene encoding two-component response regulator ORR4 — translation MGLATNLELDHFHVLAVDDSIIDRKLIETLLKTSSYQVTAVDSGTKALEFLGLNTIQEEEENEEVTNFPSFSSTTDHDDHDHDIMEVNLIITDYFMPGMTGYDLLKKVKESKSLRDIPVVIMSSENEPSRINRCLEDGAEEFFLKPVQLSDVKKLRSHLVKGIRSDHHIIENQPNIMEKTQSAVELEFQSL, via the exons ATGGGTTTGGCTACTAACTTAGAATTGGATCACTTTCATGTGTTGGCTGTGGATGATAGCATCATAGATAGAAAATTGATTGAAACTCTTCTCAAGACTTCTTCCTATCAag TTACTGCAGTAGATTCTGGAACTAAAGCACTAGAATTTCTTGGTCTAAATACTattcaagaagaagaagaaaatgaagaagtaacaaatttcccatctttttcttcaACAACTGATCATGATGATCATGATCATGATATTATGGAAGTTAATTTGATCATAACAGATTACTTTATGCCTGGAATGACTGGCTATGATCTCCTCAAGAAAGTTAAG GAATCAAAATCTCTTAGAGATATACCAGTTGTTATCATGTCATCTGAGAATGAACCATCCAGAATCAACAG GTGTTTGGAAGATGGAGCTGAGGAATTCTTCTTGAAACCAGTTCAGTTATCAGATGTGAAGAAACTAAGATCTCATTTGGTAAAGGGAATAAGATCTGATCATCATATAATTGAAAATCAACCCAACATTATGGAAAAAACCCAATCTGCTGTTGAATTGGAATTTCAATCTCTATGA